Proteins from a genomic interval of Phaeobacter piscinae:
- a CDS encoding LysR family transcriptional regulator produces MTLKIELLRGFAAVARSGNLSDAAGILGRTPSAVSMMLKQLETHLGEPLFETDRKNRLTALGAFVLEQAERELQQYDTMVKAIEGYAKATHGHVRIATVPSVAGTVMPLVFSRHISDFEHVDIELRDMDSISVLHELSRDRIDIGIATLGQNSSGLNSQPLLSDAFGVICSRNHPLAQERGKIDWDMLRDERLIANSLSAGINAEPSRILHDKALLKAQNLTSIMAMVRAEIGVTILPEMAARAANAPELVFCQLADSRATRQIHLLRKTDTALAPAARLLEKHILTCAAELTEGGLS; encoded by the coding sequence ATGACGCTTAAAATCGAGTTGCTTCGCGGATTTGCCGCAGTTGCCCGAAGCGGAAACCTAAGTGACGCGGCAGGTATTCTGGGGCGCACGCCATCGGCGGTGTCGATGATGCTGAAACAGTTGGAGACGCATCTGGGCGAACCACTGTTTGAGACCGACCGAAAGAACCGCCTGACGGCGCTGGGGGCCTTTGTGCTGGAGCAGGCCGAGCGCGAGTTGCAGCAATACGACACAATGGTCAAAGCGATTGAGGGCTATGCCAAGGCGACACATGGGCATGTGCGGATTGCCACTGTCCCATCGGTCGCAGGCACCGTGATGCCTTTGGTTTTTTCAAGGCATATCAGCGATTTCGAGCATGTTGATATCGAACTTCGCGATATGGACTCCATATCCGTGCTGCATGAATTGTCCCGAGATCGCATTGACATCGGGATTGCAACACTGGGCCAAAACAGCTCCGGGCTTAACAGCCAGCCCCTGCTGTCTGACGCCTTTGGGGTGATCTGCAGCCGGAATCACCCATTGGCCCAGGAACGGGGAAAAATCGACTGGGACATGCTGCGCGATGAGCGTCTGATCGCCAACAGCCTGTCAGCCGGGATCAATGCCGAGCCGTCCCGGATCCTGCATGATAAGGCGCTGCTGAAGGCGCAGAACCTGACCTCCATCATGGCGATGGTGCGGGCAGAAATTGGCGTCACTATTTTGCCGGAAATGGCCGCACGGGCTGCAAATGCGCCGGAGCTGGTGTTCTGTCAGCTGGCCGATTCGCGGGCCACACGACAGATCCATCTGCTGCGCAAAACCGATACCGCCCTGGCGCCAGCCGCGCGATTGCTGGAAAAACACATCCTCACCTGTGCTGCCGAACTCACCGAAGGAGGCCTGTCATGA
- a CDS encoding sarcosine oxidase subunit gamma, with protein MHKLAPLSPLGSDTPRVDTIGNLTVSEVTDRALASVAARKDQEPALRAALAEAYEMELPEVGGSSQAGTLSVFWTGPDQWMVSGPYAQHELLARDLKQVAGATASVVEQTDGWCRFDVVGAALSDLFERLSNAPVRDMKPGCVIRGTLEHLGVFLWRLDEDRMAVLGPRSSAASLHHALITAARSIA; from the coding sequence GTGCATAAATTGGCCCCCCTCTCCCCACTTGGCAGTGACACCCCCCGGGTGGACACGATTGGCAACCTGACCGTATCCGAAGTGACAGACCGGGCGCTTGCCTCAGTGGCGGCTCGCAAAGATCAAGAACCGGCGCTGCGGGCAGCTCTTGCAGAGGCCTATGAGATGGAGCTGCCAGAAGTTGGCGGTTCGTCACAGGCTGGTACACTCTCGGTCTTTTGGACTGGACCGGATCAATGGATGGTTTCAGGGCCATATGCTCAACACGAGCTGCTGGCCCGCGATTTGAAACAGGTGGCTGGCGCCACAGCATCGGTGGTGGAACAGACGGATGGCTGGTGTCGGTTCGATGTTGTGGGCGCTGCCCTGAGTGATCTGTTTGAACGGCTCAGCAACGCGCCGGTCCGCGACATGAAACCCGGATGCGTCATTCGCGGCACTTTGGAGCACCTCGGCGTGTTCCTGTGGCGCCTTGACGAGGATCGCATGGCTGTTCTGGGGCCGCGCTCCTCTGCTGCATCTCTGCATCACGCGCTGATCACTGCCGCCCGCTCCATCGCTTAA
- a CDS encoding sarcosine oxidase subunit alpha family protein, with the protein MSQRSVLKNRLAGGLIDHGAPLSFQFDGKTYGGHQGDTLASALLANGVRLMGRSFKYHRPRGVLTAGSEEPNALVELRSGGRQEPNTRATVVELYAGLEAQSQNRWPSLEHDMMAINDRFSNFLTAGFYYKTFMWPKAFWEKLYEPIIRKAAGLGSLTGEADPDAYDKGYLHCDLLVIGAGPTGLAAALTAGRAGAQVILADEDYRLGGRLLSETEALSQVSGTDWVAQTQAELATMPNVRVMPRTTVFGAYDHGIYGAVERNADHLPTPAAGKPRQTLWRIYSKRALIATGAIERPIAFENNDRPGVMLAGAARAYANRWAATPGQSVVVFANNDDAYHTARDLMAKGVEVPAIVDVRNDAPTLSGTEVLAGAEIIDTKGRLGLSSVTVRLANGQTRTITCDALAMSGGWNPNLGLTCHQRGRPVWNDAIQSFVPGHGLPTGQLVAGAAAGEMTSAQALKGGAERAAEALGDLGISARPADLPQAEDAPVSLTPFWHVKGAKRAWLDFQNDVTVKDVKLAHQENFTSVEHLKRYTTLGMATDQGKTSNLGALAVMAELTGKSIPDTGTTIFRPPYTPVAMGALAGRAVGKDFHPTRLTPSHKWAEEQGAVFVEVGNWLRAQWFPRDGETHWRQSVDREVLQTRSSVGICDVTTLGKIDVQGADAATFLNMIYANGFAKLPVGKVRYGLMLREDGVAYDDGTAARLAEDHFVVTTTTANAVLVYRNMEFVRQCLCPDLDVQLISTTEAWAQYAVAGPNARKLLQKVVDPQFDISNEAFPFMGCGEITVCGGCRARLFRISFSGELAYEIAVPTRYGDALMREMMAAGEEFDVTPYGTEALGVMRIEKGHAAGNELNGTTSALNLGLGRMVSTKKDSIGNVLSRRDGMNTEDALNLVGVRPVNSSDGVPAGGHLMASDGPVDAAHDQGYVTSAAYSPILQSAIGLAFVKGGSNRMGEQLRLVNPLENQTVLVEIVSPHFVDPEGEKLRA; encoded by the coding sequence ATGAGCCAGAGATCCGTATTGAAAAATCGACTCGCGGGCGGCCTTATTGACCACGGTGCACCGCTGTCGTTCCAGTTCGACGGCAAGACTTACGGGGGTCATCAGGGGGATACGCTGGCATCTGCGCTGCTGGCCAATGGTGTTCGGCTGATGGGGCGGTCCTTCAAATATCATCGCCCACGTGGTGTGCTGACTGCCGGCAGCGAGGAACCGAACGCGCTGGTCGAGCTGCGCTCTGGCGGGCGTCAGGAACCCAATACCCGCGCCACCGTTGTGGAGCTATATGCAGGGCTGGAGGCCCAATCGCAGAACCGCTGGCCGTCGCTTGAACATGACATGATGGCGATCAATGACCGGTTTTCGAATTTCCTGACCGCAGGATTCTATTACAAAACCTTCATGTGGCCGAAGGCGTTCTGGGAAAAGCTCTATGAACCGATCATCCGCAAGGCGGCCGGGCTTGGCAGTCTGACCGGGGAGGCAGACCCTGATGCCTATGACAAGGGATACCTGCATTGTGATCTGCTGGTCATAGGCGCGGGACCGACAGGGCTGGCGGCGGCGCTGACCGCTGGCCGCGCTGGCGCGCAGGTCATCTTGGCGGATGAGGACTATCGCCTCGGCGGGCGCCTGCTAAGCGAAACCGAAGCGCTGTCGCAAGTGTCTGGCACCGATTGGGTGGCGCAGACACAGGCGGAGCTGGCTACGATGCCAAACGTCCGCGTCATGCCACGGACAACCGTGTTTGGCGCCTATGACCACGGCATCTACGGCGCGGTTGAACGCAACGCAGATCATCTGCCAACGCCAGCAGCAGGGAAACCGCGCCAGACGCTCTGGCGGATCTACTCCAAACGGGCGCTGATTGCGACCGGAGCGATTGAACGTCCGATCGCCTTTGAGAACAATGATCGTCCGGGCGTGATGCTGGCGGGGGCTGCACGGGCCTATGCCAACCGCTGGGCGGCGACACCGGGCCAGTCTGTGGTGGTCTTTGCCAATAATGACGATGCCTATCACACCGCTCGCGATCTGATGGCGAAGGGGGTGGAGGTGCCCGCAATCGTCGATGTGCGCAATGACGCGCCGACCCTGTCGGGCACCGAGGTTCTCGCCGGGGCCGAAATCATCGACACCAAGGGGCGTCTCGGCCTGTCCTCGGTCACTGTGCGTCTGGCAAATGGCCAAACCCGCACCATCACTTGCGACGCGCTTGCTATGTCGGGTGGCTGGAACCCCAATCTGGGCCTGACGTGTCATCAACGGGGCCGCCCGGTATGGAATGACGCGATCCAGTCCTTTGTACCGGGGCATGGGCTGCCGACTGGTCAACTGGTCGCCGGGGCAGCTGCGGGGGAGATGACCTCCGCACAGGCTTTGAAGGGCGGTGCAGAGCGCGCCGCTGAGGCGCTTGGTGATCTTGGCATCTCAGCCCGGCCTGCGGACTTGCCGCAAGCTGAAGACGCGCCTGTATCGCTGACGCCATTCTGGCATGTCAAAGGCGCCAAACGCGCCTGGCTTGATTTCCAGAACGATGTGACCGTGAAGGATGTCAAACTCGCCCATCAGGAAAACTTCACCTCGGTGGAGCATCTGAAGCGCTACACGACCCTTGGTATGGCGACAGATCAGGGAAAAACCTCGAACCTCGGCGCCTTGGCGGTGATGGCGGAGCTGACCGGAAAATCCATCCCGGACACCGGCACCACCATCTTTCGCCCCCCCTACACGCCAGTTGCTATGGGCGCGCTGGCGGGCCGTGCTGTTGGCAAGGATTTTCATCCGACCCGCCTCACCCCCAGCCACAAATGGGCCGAGGAACAAGGCGCTGTTTTTGTCGAGGTTGGCAATTGGCTGCGGGCGCAGTGGTTCCCCCGTGACGGTGAGACCCACTGGCGCCAGTCTGTGGACCGCGAAGTGCTGCAGACCCGTAGTTCTGTCGGCATCTGTGATGTAACCACATTGGGAAAGATTGATGTGCAGGGCGCGGATGCGGCGACCTTCCTCAACATGATCTATGCCAACGGATTTGCCAAACTGCCTGTAGGCAAGGTCCGGTACGGGTTGATGTTGCGGGAGGATGGCGTTGCTTATGATGATGGCACCGCCGCGCGACTTGCCGAGGATCATTTTGTCGTCACAACCACCACGGCCAATGCCGTTCTGGTCTATCGCAATATGGAATTTGTGCGTCAGTGTCTCTGCCCTGATCTGGACGTGCAGCTGATTTCGACAACCGAGGCCTGGGCGCAATACGCCGTCGCCGGTCCCAATGCGCGTAAGCTGCTGCAAAAGGTCGTCGACCCTCAGTTCGACATCTCCAACGAAGCGTTTCCCTTCATGGGATGCGGTGAGATCACGGTCTGCGGTGGGTGCCGGGCGCGGCTGTTCCGCATCTCTTTCTCGGGTGAGCTGGCCTATGAGATCGCGGTCCCAACCCGATATGGCGATGCGCTGATGCGCGAGATGATGGCCGCAGGGGAGGAATTCGATGTGACACCCTATGGCACCGAAGCGCTCGGCGTGATGCGGATCGAAAAGGGGCATGCCGCCGGCAATGAACTAAACGGAACCACATCTGCACTAAACCTGGGTTTGGGCCGCATGGTCTCAACCAAGAAGGACAGCATCGGCAATGTGCTAAGCCGCCGCGACGGTATGAACACAGAGGATGCGTTGAACCTCGTCGGGGTGCGCCCCGTGAATTCCAGCGATGGTGTCCCTGCCGGGGGACATTTGATGGCAAGCGATGGGCCGGTCGATGCGGCGCATGATCAGGGATATGTGACTTCTGCCGCCTATTCACCCATTTTGCAAAGCGCGATTGGGCTGGCCTTTGTCAAAGGCGGGTCAAACCGGATGGGCGAGCAGCTGCGTCTGGTCAACCCACTGGAAAACCAAACCGTTCTGGTTGAGATTGTCAGCCCTCATTTTGTAGATCCCGAAGGGGAGAAACTCCGTGCATAA
- a CDS encoding sarcosine oxidase subunit beta family protein: MRYSAFGLIKEALSGHKGWRPQWRDAAPQAAYDYVIIGGGGHGLATAYYLAKEFGGARIAVLEKGWIGGGNVGRNTTIIRSNYLLDGNEPFYEFSLKLWENLEQDLNYNAMVSQRGILNLIHSDAQRDAARRRGNAMILNGSDAELLDADGVRAMYPFLNFDDARFPIKGGLLHRRGGTVRHDAVAWGYARGADLRGVDIIQNCEVTGLRIESGKVLGVETSRGYIGAGKVGVSVAGNSSRLMALADMRLPIESHVLQAFVSEGLKPFIPGVITYGAGHFYCSQSDKGGLVFGGDIDMYNSYAQRGNLPVVEDVVESGISLIPALGRARLLRSWGGIMDMSMDGSPFIDKTHIEGLYFNGGWCYGGFKATPAAGYCFAHLLKTDRPHETATAYRLDRFMSGHMIDEKGQGAQPNLH; encoded by the coding sequence ATGCGATATTCTGCGTTTGGACTGATCAAGGAAGCCCTCAGCGGGCACAAGGGCTGGCGCCCGCAATGGCGTGATGCTGCGCCGCAGGCGGCCTATGATTATGTGATCATTGGCGGTGGCGGACATGGTCTGGCGACGGCCTATTATCTGGCCAAGGAGTTCGGCGGCGCGCGGATCGCGGTGCTGGAGAAAGGCTGGATCGGTGGCGGCAATGTCGGGCGGAATACCACGATCATCCGCTCCAACTATCTACTGGATGGGAATGAGCCGTTTTATGAGTTTTCGCTGAAGCTCTGGGAAAATCTGGAACAGGATCTCAACTACAACGCCATGGTCAGCCAGCGTGGTATTCTGAACCTGATCCATAGCGACGCGCAGCGCGACGCGGCTCGGCGCCGCGGGAATGCCATGATACTCAACGGGTCCGACGCCGAGCTTTTGGATGCGGATGGCGTGCGCGCAATGTATCCGTTCCTAAACTTCGACGATGCGCGCTTTCCTATTAAAGGCGGCCTTTTGCATCGGCGCGGCGGCACGGTACGCCATGACGCGGTGGCCTGGGGTTATGCCCGTGGTGCCGATCTGCGTGGTGTGGATATCATCCAGAACTGCGAAGTCACCGGCCTGCGTATCGAAAGCGGCAAGGTGCTGGGCGTTGAAACCTCCCGAGGGTATATCGGGGCAGGCAAGGTCGGCGTCTCGGTTGCCGGCAATTCAAGCCGCCTGATGGCCTTGGCTGACATGCGCCTGCCGATCGAGAGCCACGTCTTGCAAGCCTTTGTTTCAGAGGGGCTAAAACCCTTTATTCCCGGTGTGATCACCTACGGCGCAGGGCATTTTTATTGCAGCCAGTCAGACAAGGGTGGGCTGGTCTTCGGTGGTGATATCGACATGTACAATTCCTACGCACAGCGTGGAAATCTACCTGTCGTCGAAGATGTCGTGGAAAGTGGCATCTCACTGATCCCGGCTCTTGGGCGGGCGCGCCTGCTGCGCAGCTGGGGTGGTATCATGGATATGTCTATGGATGGCTCCCCCTTCATCGACAAGACCCATATCGAGGGCCTCTATTTCAATGGCGGATGGTGCTACGGCGGGTTCAAGGCCACGCCGGCAGCCGGCTACTGTTTTGCGCATCTTCTGAAAACCGATCGTCCGCATGAGACCGCGACCGCCTACCGGCTGGATCGTTTCATGTCCGGTCACATGATCGACGAAAAGGGCCAGGGCGCCCAACCGAACCTGCACTGA
- a CDS encoding GlxA family transcriptional regulator has translation MTQTDTPLTLGILIFPGFPMACLTSCIEPLRAANEIAGKEAFRWTVVAETADPVASSAGVSFGPDIVLADLAEHDFLFFTAGPNARFDQPARANAALQRITRSKTRLGAFSGGVFPLARTGLVAGQPLSVHWCYEAAFEAEFPDIERQSTVICDQGSFVTISGATAVFDYMLTLIEEHLGGDIMAEVACWFQHPYVRSAATSQKTPAFSTAKSKDLLPKKVTQAIEHFAEHIEDPIQISDVADAIGVSARSLERSFKEATGQSPLKYYRMMRMNQARQLVLYSSTSVTEIAYMVGYSTPGAFLRIYRESFGVTPINDRRAKNSLRVKSGDALPAG, from the coding sequence ATGACCCAAACCGACACGCCGCTTACACTGGGTATTCTGATTTTCCCCGGCTTTCCCATGGCGTGCCTGACTTCATGCATCGAACCATTGCGCGCCGCCAATGAAATCGCGGGGAAGGAGGCATTTCGTTGGACTGTGGTTGCTGAAACGGCAGATCCGGTTGCCTCCTCAGCTGGGGTCAGTTTTGGTCCGGATATCGTGCTGGCGGATCTGGCCGAGCATGATTTTCTGTTTTTCACGGCGGGACCAAATGCGCGGTTTGACCAACCCGCACGGGCCAATGCAGCCTTGCAGCGGATCACCCGGAGCAAGACCCGGCTCGGCGCCTTCAGCGGTGGGGTGTTCCCGCTGGCACGGACCGGTCTGGTGGCCGGTCAGCCGCTCTCGGTTCACTGGTGTTACGAGGCCGCGTTTGAGGCGGAGTTCCCGGACATCGAACGGCAAAGCACGGTGATCTGCGATCAAGGTTCCTTTGTGACAATCTCCGGAGCGACAGCGGTGTTTGACTACATGCTCACCCTGATCGAGGAGCATCTTGGCGGGGATATCATGGCCGAGGTCGCCTGCTGGTTTCAGCACCCCTATGTGCGCAGCGCAGCGACCTCTCAGAAAACGCCCGCGTTTTCAACGGCCAAAAGCAAGGATTTGCTGCCAAAGAAGGTGACGCAGGCGATCGAGCATTTCGCTGAGCACATCGAAGATCCGATCCAGATCAGTGACGTTGCGGATGCCATTGGGGTATCCGCCCGGTCGCTGGAACGCAGCTTCAAGGAGGCCACAGGCCAGAGCCCGTTGAAATACTATCGGATGATGCGCATGAACCAGGCGCGGCAGCTGGTGCTGTATTCCAGTACGTCGGTGACCGAAATCGCCTATATGGTGGGCTACAGCACCCCCGGCGCATTCCTGCGGATCTACCGCGAGAGTTTTGGCGTCACGCCGATCAATGACCGGCGCGCCAAGAACTCCTTGCGCGTCAAAAGCGGGGATGCCCTGCCGGCGGGATAA
- the dmdD gene encoding methylthioacryloyl-CoA hydratase (part of the dimethylsulfoniopropionate catabolism pathway) → MLAKDSFSSYQNLAIDVRDNGVCVVSLDRPSKRNALDTATIEELVQFFSSAHRKGVKAVVLAGKGDHFCAGLDLVEHWKEDRSPDEFMHVCLRWHEAFNKMEYGGVPVIAALQGAVVGGGLELASAAHIRVMDQTTYFALPEGQRGIFTGGGATIRVSDLIGKSRMIDMILMGRVYQGQEAVDLGLAQYITDGSSFDKALELADRAAENLPLTNYAICSAISHLNNMSGMDAAYAEAVVAGVVNTQPAARARLEAFANKTAARVRPND, encoded by the coding sequence ATGTTGGCAAAAGACAGTTTCAGCTCATATCAAAACCTCGCAATCGACGTGCGCGACAACGGTGTCTGCGTCGTGAGCCTTGATCGCCCCAGCAAGCGCAACGCGCTCGATACCGCCACGATCGAGGAACTGGTCCAGTTCTTCAGCAGCGCACATCGCAAGGGGGTAAAGGCGGTGGTCCTGGCCGGGAAGGGCGACCATTTCTGCGCCGGTCTGGATCTGGTGGAGCACTGGAAAGAAGACCGAAGCCCCGATGAATTCATGCATGTCTGCCTGCGCTGGCATGAGGCGTTCAACAAGATGGAATATGGCGGTGTACCGGTGATCGCAGCACTGCAGGGCGCGGTGGTTGGAGGCGGTCTGGAGCTTGCCAGCGCCGCCCATATTCGCGTGATGGATCAAACCACATATTTTGCCCTGCCAGAGGGTCAGCGCGGGATCTTCACCGGAGGTGGTGCCACCATTCGCGTGTCCGATCTGATCGGCAAATCCCGCATGATCGACATGATCCTGATGGGGCGTGTCTATCAGGGGCAGGAGGCTGTTGATCTGGGGCTGGCGCAATACATCACTGATGGTTCCAGCTTTGATAAGGCGCTTGAGCTTGCTGATCGGGCAGCCGAAAACTTGCCGCTCACCAATTATGCCATCTGCTCTGCGATCAGCCACCTCAACAATATGTCCGGTATGGACGCAGCTTATGCCGAAGCCGTTGTCGCGGGCGTGGTGAACACGCAACCGGCCGCCCGCGCACGGCTTGAGGCTTTCGCCAATAAAACCGCGGCTCGGGTGCGCCCGAACGACTAG
- a CDS encoding PLP-dependent aminotransferase family protein, producing MDQGGADILPEKAPPVAPAPLQPFDTSAPELMLFPYRQWARHHDQTWRRPDAALLSRVDPFGWPPLREAIADHLREWRGLPCTADQIFITSGVVEAIGLIAATTLNEGDDVLTEEPGYAVLNRAVHHNRLVSVPSPVDQQGFDIKTALQTTPRAKAAIVTPSRHYPLGVTMPLSRRLELIEWAVARNAYVIEDDFDSEYRFQGQPLPAMMSLSNQDRVIYVGSFSKVIFSALRLGFVVFPKSMLPKVRSSSPQIDQQASLMLQPVLARFMHSGDFAIHIRRMRRLYAKRQVAALQAIKLHAADLLIVDPVPAGMHLVANLTPDLQSRMSDTEAAKRAKSAGVTVQPLSSFFAGPPMRQGLVMGFAGFSEEQLENGVRVLAAALRA from the coding sequence GTGGATCAGGGCGGGGCCGACATCCTTCCGGAAAAGGCACCCCCTGTCGCGCCCGCGCCCTTGCAGCCATTTGATACCTCCGCACCCGAACTGATGCTGTTTCCTTACCGGCAATGGGCGCGTCATCATGATCAGACCTGGCGCAGGCCGGATGCGGCGCTGCTGTCGCGTGTTGATCCATTTGGCTGGCCGCCTCTGCGGGAGGCTATCGCGGATCATCTGCGTGAATGGCGTGGATTGCCCTGCACGGCAGACCAGATTTTCATCACATCAGGTGTTGTCGAAGCCATCGGCCTGATCGCTGCTACAACGCTAAACGAAGGAGACGATGTGCTGACCGAGGAGCCGGGATACGCCGTCCTGAACCGGGCTGTGCACCACAACCGGCTTGTCTCTGTTCCGTCGCCGGTTGACCAACAGGGGTTCGATATCAAGACGGCGCTTCAAACGACCCCTCGGGCGAAGGCGGCGATCGTGACCCCATCGCGCCATTATCCGCTGGGCGTCACGATGCCACTGTCCCGCCGGCTTGAGCTGATTGAATGGGCCGTCGCCCGCAACGCCTATGTGATCGAAGACGACTTTGACAGTGAATATCGGTTCCAAGGTCAACCGCTTCCCGCCATGATGAGCCTCAGCAATCAGGATCGGGTGATTTACGTCGGAAGCTTCTCTAAAGTGATTTTTTCCGCATTGAGGCTTGGGTTTGTGGTTTTCCCGAAGTCAATGTTGCCCAAGGTGAGGTCATCATCACCCCAAATAGATCAGCAGGCATCGCTGATGCTGCAGCCGGTCCTGGCACGGTTCATGCACAGCGGTGATTTCGCCATACATATCCGGCGTATGCGGCGCTTATATGCCAAACGGCAGGTGGCAGCCTTGCAGGCAATCAAGCTACACGCCGCCGATCTTCTGATTGTCGATCCCGTGCCTGCCGGCATGCATCTGGTCGCCAATTTGACGCCAGACCTACAGAGCCGCATGAGCGATACTGAAGCTGCAAAACGAGCCAAATCCGCCGGAGTGACTGTTCAGCCTTTGTCGTCATTTTTTGCCGGACCACCTATGCGCCAAGGGCTCGTCATGGGGTTCGCGGGATTTTCGGAGGAGCAATTGGAGAACGGCGTTCGAGTATTAGCGGCGGCCTTGAGAGCCTGA
- a CDS encoding acyl-CoA dehydrogenase, giving the protein MTYEAPIRDMMFNLDHLSQWPQVSALEKYGEIDRTDARAALEELGRFCTDLIAPLSAVGDTTGAQLDGDKVVLPEAFAAAYAQFVDMGWQSLAHPVDHGGMGLPRVVGAAATEILNAADMSFGLCPLLTDGAIDALQLSGTEAQKELYLRPLVSGRWTGTMNLTEPQAGSDLGRVRCKAEPRADGSYGVSGTKIFITYGAHELSENIIHLVLARTPGAPEGHRGLSLFLVPKFLVDQDGTPGDRNSVNCVSIEHKLGVRASPTAVLEYADATGYLIGEENRGLEYMFTMMNAARFAVGVQGVAVSERAYQHALSYAKERVQGQAIGLDPDQTTAIIGHPDVRRMVLRMRALVEGGRSLSMAAAGWLDLSQNGDDDIRAETAPVAEFLVPLVKAFCSERAVEVASLGVQIHGGMGFIEETGVAQFYRDARILPIYEGTTAIQANDLLGRKVLRDAGQTARRFSAMIADTEAALQTGSAKLQDIAACLGEARAAFDTSLSWLLETAPNDPRAAFGGSVPFLNLTGTLAAGWQLARAARAAEAEQHRGNETEFMAQKITTAQIFAHHILVECESDRARIMTGATSLLDEASQL; this is encoded by the coding sequence ATGACCTATGAAGCTCCGATCCGTGACATGATGTTCAATCTGGACCATCTCTCGCAATGGCCGCAGGTCAGCGCGCTTGAGAAATACGGTGAGATTGATCGCACTGATGCCCGGGCCGCGCTGGAGGAATTGGGTCGGTTTTGCACTGATCTGATCGCGCCGCTATCGGCTGTCGGCGACACCACGGGGGCACAGCTGGATGGAGATAAGGTCGTTCTGCCAGAGGCCTTTGCGGCTGCCTATGCACAGTTCGTCGACATGGGATGGCAGAGCCTGGCCCACCCGGTCGATCACGGTGGAATGGGGCTGCCCCGCGTGGTTGGCGCGGCAGCCACCGAAATTCTAAACGCGGCAGACATGAGCTTTGGCCTCTGCCCGCTGCTGACAGATGGGGCCATCGACGCGCTGCAATTGTCGGGAACCGAGGCGCAGAAAGAGCTCTATCTTCGTCCGCTGGTCTCCGGCCGATGGACCGGAACTATGAACCTGACGGAGCCACAAGCCGGCAGCGATCTTGGGCGGGTGCGTTGCAAGGCCGAGCCGCGCGCGGATGGCAGCTACGGGGTCAGCGGGACCAAGATTTTCATCACCTATGGCGCGCATGAGCTGTCGGAGAATATTATTCATCTGGTTCTGGCCCGGACGCCGGGCGCGCCGGAGGGCCACCGGGGGCTAAGCCTGTTTCTGGTGCCCAAGTTCCTTGTTGATCAGGACGGCACACCCGGCGACCGCAACAGCGTCAATTGCGTCAGTATTGAACACAAGCTGGGGGTACGGGCGAGTCCCACTGCGGTCTTGGAGTATGCCGATGCCACCGGCTATCTGATCGGGGAGGAAAACCGCGGTCTTGAATACATGTTCACGATGATGAACGCCGCGCGGTTTGCGGTTGGGGTGCAGGGCGTCGCTGTTTCCGAACGCGCCTATCAACACGCGCTGTCCTACGCCAAGGAACGGGTGCAGGGCCAGGCGATCGGGCTGGACCCCGACCAGACAACGGCGATCATTGGTCATCCCGATGTGCGCCGGATGGTTCTGCGTATGCGAGCATTGGTCGAAGGGGGACGCTCTCTGAGTATGGCTGCGGCCGGTTGGCTGGATTTGTCCCAAAACGGCGACGATGACATCCGCGCCGAGACCGCGCCGGTGGCTGAATTTCTGGTTCCCTTGGTCAAGGCGTTCTGTTCGGAGCGGGCGGTTGAGGTGGCATCTCTGGGGGTGCAGATCCACGGCGGCATGGGGTTCATCGAAGAAACCGGTGTGGCGCAGTTTTACCGGGATGCGCGCATTCTGCCGATCTACGAGGGCACCACCGCCATTCAGGCCAACGACCTGCTTGGGCGCAAGGTATTGCGAGACGCAGGTCAGACGGCGCGCCGGTTCTCCGCGATGATTGCAGACACCGAGGCTGCGTTACAGACAGGAAGCGCCAAACTGCAGGATATCGCGGCATGCCTGGGTGAGGCGAGGGCGGCGTTTGATACCAGCCTGTCCTGGTTGCTGGAAACCGCCCCCAATGATCCCAGAGCCGCATTTGGTGGCAGCGTGCCCTTCCTCAACCTCACCGGGACGCTTGCTGCCGGCTGGCAGTTGGCGCGCGCCGCGCGCGCTGCTGAGGCAGAACAGCACAGGGGGAATGAGACCGAATTCATGGCGCAAAAAATAACCACCGCGCAGATATTTGCGCATCATATTCTGGTCGAATGCGAAAGCGATCGTGCGCGCATCATGACGGGCGCAACCAGCCTTCTTGATGAAGCCAGCCAGCTCTGA
- a CDS encoding sarcosine oxidase subunit delta yields the protein MIINHPLLGPRDAQEFTYLGDAGLMNRPYWLSETALQQFHDYLYLRKNPAGEHRELWFHEQGDRSWLVVTRNTTTHEILRVELARDVALANKAANTSQEPQQ from the coding sequence ATGATTATCAACCATCCGCTGCTTGGGCCCCGCGACGCGCAGGAGTTCACCTATTTGGGCGACGCAGGCCTGATGAACCGCCCCTACTGGCTGTCAGAAACGGCTCTGCAGCAGTTCCACGACTATTTGTATCTGCGCAAGAACCCGGCGGGCGAACATCGCGAACTGTGGTTCCACGAACAGGGCGACCGGTCCTGGCTGGTGGTCACCCGTAATACCACGACCCATGAGATCCTGAGGGTGGAACTTGCCCGGGATGTGGCGCTTGCCAACAAGGCGGCGAATACCTCGCAGGAGCCGCAGCAATGA